The following are from one region of the Fusarium keratoplasticum isolate Fu6.1 chromosome 4, whole genome shotgun sequence genome:
- a CDS encoding Mitochondrial import inner membrane translocase subunit: MDSSQVKQAVMKQVQQEANLVNARALIEKLQENCFEKCVPKPGSSLSSSETTCMTSCMEKYMAAWNMVNSAYIARLKQESGH; this comes from the exons ATGGATTCCAGCCAAGTCAAGCAGGCCGTTATGAAGCAGGTCCAGCAGGAGGCCAACCTTGTCAACGCTCGGGCCCTTATCGAG AAACTCCAGGAGAACTGCTTCGAAAAGTGTGTCCCCAAGCCCGGATCTTCCCTCTCGAGCAGCGAGACGACCTGCATGACCAGCTGCATGGAGAAGTACATGGCCGCCTGGAACATGGTCAACTCGGCCTATATCGCCCGGTTAAAGCAAGAGTCCGGTCATTAA
- a CDS encoding DUF2040 domain-containing protein — MSKPGLAFGLNLTKKPGASKPAPPKRRPMFGDDDDSDNDGANRDGKTEEIGEFDDFGGIATSKSTKSKSTRSKNGPPTQPPKLKSKGQPNIMFGDLSSALTSRKNAEAAAEVDASVYEYDSVYDSLKPKKQATKEDEERKPKYMRNLMQAAEVRKRDALIAEEKKIAREREAEGDEYAGKEKFVTEAYKKQQEENKRLEEEERRREEEEAKKNKGGGMSAFYRKLLDKDEQRHSDAVKAAEEKAKNGAPEEEEKEDQAEKEKTDAEIAKELNEKGAEVAINEEGQVVDKRQLLRGGLNVGAKKKESTQREADRQAERPQRIVTGQQIGRRQAQRERQSRMLAEQLEQSMKRSRDEEASQREEVERAAKSRKTEGEISSAKERYLARKRAAEEEKKKKAAEGQD; from the coding sequence ATGAGCAAGCCTGGATTGGCCTTCGggctcaacctcaccaagaagccaggCGCGTCCAAACCAGCCCCGCCAAAGCGACGGCCCATGtttggcgacgacgacgactcggACAACGACGGCGCGAACCGAGATGGAAAGACAGAAGAGATTGGGGAGTTTGATGACTTTGGCGGCATAGCTACATCAAAATCAACCAAGTCAAAATCGACCAGATCCAAGAATGGACCCCCTACACAACCCCCAAAGCTCAAATCCAAGGGCCAGCCAAACATCATGTTTGGCGATCTCTCTAGCGCCCTCACGTCGCGGAAGAacgccgaggccgccgccgaagTCGATGCCAGCGTCTACGAGTACGATTCCGTCTACGACTCGCTCAAGCCTAAGAAGCAGGCTaccaaggaggacgaggagaggaAGCCTAAGTACATGCGCAACCTGATGCAGGCGGCCGAGGTCCGGAAGCGCGATGCCCTCattgccgaggagaagaagattgccCGCGAACGAGAGGCCGAAGGCGATGAGTACGCTGGCAAGGAAAAGTTTGTCACCGAGGCATACAAGAAACAGCAGGAGGAGAACAAACgattggaggaggaggagcggaggagagaagaggaggaggcgaagAAGAATAAGGGAGGCGGCATGTCTGCCTTTTATAGGAAGCTGCTGGATAAGGATGAGCAGAGACACTCGGAcgctgtcaaggctgctgaagaaaaggccaagaacggcgcacccgaggaggaagagaaggaagatcAAGccgaaaaggaaaagacggATGCCGAAATCGCCAAGGAACTGAATGAGAAGGGCGCCGAAGTGGCCATCAACGAGGAGGGACAGGTCGTCGACAAGCGCCAGCTCCTCAGGGGCGGCCTAAACGTGGgcgcaaagaagaaggaatcAACTCAACGAGAAGCCGATCGACAGGCTGAACGGCCGCAAAGAATAGTCACCGGTCAGCAAATCGGGAGGAGGCAAGCCCAGCGAGAACGACAGTCGCGCATGCTGGCGGAGCAGCTTGAACAGTCCATGAAGCGATCAAGGGACGAAGAAGCCAGCCAACGGGAAGAGGTCGAGCGAGCGGCCAAGAGTCGCAAGACGGAGGGCGAGATCTCGAGCGCCAAGGAGCGATACCTCGCGCGAAAACGGgcggccgaggaagaaaagaagaagaaggccgccgaAGGACAAGATTAG
- a CDS encoding HTH CENPB-type domain-containing protein: MNNVNGTSTMGHDTIMAQSNGSSNSNGYGSDTWTSMSPYSQSPYSASPLTEYPSFGAFVSHGMPSEPLNRMPPPPPQPHQMIQPAPPPPPMAHHQLPMLNTTWPSQLTNPTPSGSYSAPPLSITPATSAPPVDPPRLPTQHEKSRKTLTTEQKRAMCQFHEDNPGTRQADIGARFGVERSTVSKVLRHKDQYLKRDQEPENPAVKRGKGKHPDFDRTLSNYVRRQQQRGFKVSDEEIMEQARLFAHASGNQENVLNGLTSSWLQKFKQKHGIGGAKLTRRASEANIPDSARLSTLVTKNNSSQDILSPTSPTGNISPLSGSRSDEDGPIDGIDFDFTYKHPESQSTTSLSSDLRDNPASSFSGTMSPTGTFTFSPDPNVGGFPMDQLRGADFQSREKRSNTFPSLNIDYVNQVSGSTEPMTPRHIPSSTAPSSALESPQHELHGAPFSIDTSVNSPPPTLRRSSSNSSIARSTATCPTPVDSSPVSPSQEDARRAAQTLLTYIQTAGNFDSNDYITIVQLTKKLKIHQHQGGRPSIGGLSRIPEGDVEAPALISAKMETT, from the exons ATGAACAACGTCAATGGGACGTCGACAATGGGCCAcgacaccatcatggcccagAGCAATGGTAGCTCCAACAGCAATGGCTACGGCAGCGATACCTGGACCAGCATGAGCCCCTATAGTCAGAGCCCATACAGCGCCAGTCCATTGACCGAGTACCCATCCTTTGGAGCCTTTGTCAGTCACGGCATGCCTTCAGAACCGTTAAATAGGatgcctccgcctccgccgcagCCTCACCAGATGATCCAGCCagcaccgccgccgccgccgatggCCCATCACCAGCTTCCAATGCTCAACACGACATGGCCGAGCCAACTGACGAACCCGACTCCCTCAGGGAGCTACTCAGCACCGCCCCTATCAATAACACCCGCCACGAGTGCACCACCTGTGGACCCTCCCAGGTTACCGACGCAGCATGAAAAATCCAGGAAGACGCTCACTACCGAGCAGAAGAGGGCAATGTGCCAGTTTCACGAGGACAACCCAGGCACTCGACAAGCCGACATTGGAGCCCGGTTTGGTGTCGAGAGAAG CACGGTTTCCAAGGTTCTGAGGCACAAGGATCAATATCTCAAGCGGGATCAGGAGCCAGAAAACCCAGCCGTCAAGCGCGGAAAGGGCAAGCACCCTGACTTTGACCGCACGCTCAGCAACTACGTCAGGAGACAACAACAGCGAGGGTTCAAGGTCAGCGATGAGGAGATCATGGAGCAGGCTAGGCTGTTTGCCCATGCGAGCGGGAACCAGGAGAACGTCCTCAACGGCCTGACGAGTAGCTGGCTACAAAAGTTCAAGCAAAAGCACGGCATTGGAGGAGCCAAGTTGACGCGGAGAGCCTCAGAGGCCAATATCCCCGACAGTGCTCGACTATCAACGCTGGTCACCAAGAACAACAGCAGCCAGGATATTCTATCTCCGACCTCGCCTACGGGAAATATCTCGCCCCTGTCTGGGAGCCGGagcgatgaagatggcccTATCGACGGTATCGACTTTGACTTTACATACAAGCACCCCGAGTCTCAGTCGACCACGTCCCTGTCCAGCGATCTGAGAGATAACCCGGCATCTTCGTTCTCGGGCACAATGAGCCCAACAGGCACCTTTACGTTCTCACCGGACCCCAACGTTGGAGGTTTTCCCATGGATCAACTGCGAGGCGCCGATTTCCAGTCtcgagagaagaggagcaaCACGTTCCCGTCACTCAACATCGACTACGTGAACCAGGTATCAGGGTCGACCGAGCCAATGACGCCTCGACATATCCCATCGTCCACGGCACCGTCTTCAGCTCTCGAGTCGCCTCAGCACGAACTCCACGGGGCACCTTTCAGTATCGACACGAGCGTCAACTCACCCCCTCCGACGCTacgccgcagcagcagcaactcgAGTATCGCACGCTCCACCGCCACCTGCCCGACCCCTGTCGACTCTTCCCCCGTCTCACCCTCACAGGAGGATGCCCGTCGTGCCGCCCAGACGCTGCTGACCTACATCCAGACGGCTGGCAACTTTGACTCGAACGACTACATCACCATTGTGCAGctgaccaagaagctcaagatccaccagcaccaaggtGGCCGGCCCTCGATAGGGGGTCTGTCTCGCATTCCCGAGGGTGACGTCGAGGCACCCGCTCTTATAtcagccaagatggagacgaCGTGA
- a CDS encoding PXA domain-containing protein → MTAASPVAAATPPVRPPAPRPKTVAFEADAASSATSRRPNRSNSSDPLSDRATSLLIRRTLCSPQLGDKSRDAQVPIDELLPPLTSRNDVDLQLYAFLAIIMREFVQSWYSKITSDENFVSEILHIIAHCSRALEQRFRKVDLESLLLDEIPDLLDKHITVYRTAHNAVSRPPVEVDPREAYHALCPLPHLAPVPRSDDPDTASDQKENEALYRQLLVQGVLAILLPTEDLENPCLTALVEQIFSELIIGNVIANKASQPWLLYEGICISARVIRERKEKGAMSDSSAESLEPQLEVKGGRAWSVRSMFLGVIQLGMLVVGSLRFITTALVMASSLPARTTPLEEKEAVMDHDKSAASISCSNPRSSDTAKAPILSCRIWTCLGNLLELSMRMPWLAGFLSLLQYGAINGPGRIAGHDGPVDRLLSHHIHSLFSPSHLPPLLRTLRGVLFPNNAPGTTSLFPPSSDAELQALRRRAANALWGLLPKGVGSLYFGGRLWRRGASTGEGDSSSDEEDLLVDEMERLLLVLDDEYCNKHLMYSILELVLVRLMPELNEKGVTDLWEERLGVDV, encoded by the exons ATGACCGCCGCTTCTCCCGTGGCCGCGGCCACTCCTCCTGTCCGCCCTCCGGCCCCACGTCCCAAGACCGTCGCCTTCGAGGCAGATGCGGCGTCTTCTGCTACCTCACGCCGGCCGAACCGCTCGAACTCGTCCGATCCGCTGTCTGACCGAGCGACATCTCTTCTGATACGTCGCACGCTGTGCTCACCGCAGCTTGGGGACAAGAGCCGAGATGCGCAGGTGCCCATTGATGAGCTGCTCCCGCCTCTGACCAGCCGCAACGATGTCGACCTTCAACTATACGCATTCCTCGCCATTATTATGAGAGAGTTTGTCCAGAGCTGGTATAGCAAAATCACCTCGGACGAGAACTTTGTGTCAGAGATATTACACATCATCGCCCACTGCTCACGGGCGTTGGAACAACGGTTTAGGAAGGTTGATCTGGAGAGTCTTCTGCTAGACGAGATACCTGACTTGCTGGACAAGCACATCACTG TTTACCGTACTGCGCATAATGCTGTATCGAGGCCGCCTGTAGAGGTGGACCCTCGAGAGGCGTATCATGCTCTATGCCCTCTTCCACATCTTGCGCCCGTTCCTCGCTCAGATGACCCGGACACAGCATCAGATCAGAAGGAGAACGAGGCGCTCTACCGTCAGCTGCTTGTTCAGGGCGTGTTGGCTATCCTGTTACCAACCGAGGACCTGGAGAATCCTTGTCTCACAGCCCTCGTCGAGCAGATCTTTTCCGAGCTCATCATTGGCAATGTCATTGCCAATAAAGCCTCTCAGCCGTGGCTGTTATACGAGGGAATCTGCATCTCAGCCAGGGTGATACGAGaaaggaaggaaaaaggGGCGATGTCGGACAGTTCAGCTGAATCTCTAGAGCCTCAACTCGAGGTCAAGGGCGGTCGTGCGTGGTCTGTACGCTCCATGTTCCTGGGCGTGATTCAACTGGGGATGCTGGTCGTGGGCTCGCTTCGCTTCATCACAACGGCTCTTGTTATGGCGTCGTCTCTTCCCGCTAGAACCACGCCCTTggaagaaaaggaagctGTGATGGATCACGACAAGTCGGCCGCTTCCATCTCATGCTCCAACCCGAGGTCATCCGACACGGCCAAAGCCCCCATCCTATCATGTCGAATCTGGACGTGTCTTGGGAACCTGCTCGAGTTGAGCATGCGCATGCCTTGGCTTGCCGGGTTTCTGTCGCTTCTCCAGTACGGCGCGATTAACGGGCCTGGACGAATAGCTGGCCACGATGGGCCTGTTGACAG GCTACTCTCTCATCACATTcattctctcttctctccttctcatctccCCCCTCTCCTGCGCACCCTCCGAGGCGTTCTCTTCCCCAACAACGCCCCCGGCACGACGAGCTTGTTCCCACCCTCCTCCGATGCCGAGCTGCAGGCCTTGCGTCGCAGAGCCGCTAACGCCCTTTGGGGGCTGCTGCCGAAGGGGGTGGGAAGCCTCTACTTTGGCGGTCGCTTATGGCGGCGCGGGGCGTCCACCGGTGAGGGGGATTCCTCatcggacgaggaggatctttTGGTAGACGAGATGGAGCGGCTCCTCCTGGTGCTGGACGACGAGTACTGCAACAAGCACCTCATGTACAGCATCCTCGAGTTGGTGCTCGTGAGGCTGATGCCGGAGCTCAACGAAAAGGGGGTGACGGATCTgtgggaggagaggctcggAGTAGATGTGTAG
- a CDS encoding Zf-Mss51 domain-containing protein: MEPTLRRAASSLCGRCSATLRRQLTTGSQAKPWMRISAHHIRSVHSTTKDQKRPSPAQRDFSTTAKNQSEAAAASKSPEPPVRLSEDNLFHPFSKSPVPEFRRRAAFMRQHAYCPHPDHQQTKVPTIAPQHEDAKPQGGTQAPAHVNFDCPDCGLPVYCCEEHWMDDYEKHLEICDTLRQINEDDHDLRSGRIFHEANLPDLQMEDAAINMTNWDTFMYTREFDAVNSDRSMRQITRLLTYPVTIGSVLHELSPYSMKKGERLTAEGLKSFSALRYNLHPPKSGRGYGVNQLRPEPPPVRLFILGARAESSLPRPAWVQLAHMFPEARLHLIFIGPESMANRDDEFPLPERTPSNPFGAVVEDRVWYKMKISTIVDYYHTIHKTQHFAPYDPYFDCFVLFHPGLGHPASSHEWEETLPLLLETKVPIISTGYTQFDMERDVEWVNKKSKGEFDILLQPGENVFRSLRWDLNDMDPQDISCGNWGVWAFRGKRYETTVKNEE; the protein is encoded by the exons ATGGAGCCTACCTTGCGGCGAGCGGCTTCTAGCCTTTGTGGGCGCTGCTCTGCTACTCTTCGGAGGCAATTGACCACCGGGAGCCAGGCGAAGCCATGGATGAGGATATCAGCCCATCATATCCGAAGCGTCCATTCGACGACCAAGGACCAGAAGCGACCTTCGCCTGCCCAAAGGGACTTTTCGACTACGGCGAAGAATCAATCCGAAGCTGCAGCTGCGAGCAAAAGTCCGGAACCTCCAGTGCGCCTGAGCGAGGATAACCTGTTCCACCCGTTCTCCAAGTCCCCAGTCCCGGAGTTCCGACGTCGAGCGGCCTTCATGCGACAGCATGCCTATTGCCCACACCCCGATCACCAGCAAACCAAGGTTCCGACTATCGCCCCCCAGCACGAAGATGCCAAACCCCAAGGCGGTACCCAGGCACCGGCCCATGTCAACTTTGACTGCCCTGACTGTGGACTTCCCGTTTACTGCTGCGAGGAACATTGGATGGACGATTACGAGAAGCATCTTGAAATTTGCGATACACTTCGACAGATCAACGAGGATGATCATGACTTGCGTTCTGGCCGAATTTTCCATGAGGCAAACCTCCCGGACCTGCAAATGGAGGACGCCGCTATCAACATGACAAACTGGGATACTTTCATGTATACCCGAGAGTTTGATGCTGTCAACTCGGATCGTTCGATGAGACAGATTACCCGTCTCTTGACGTACCCCGTTACGATTGGCAGTGTTCTCCACGAGCTTAGCCCGTACAGCATGAAGAAGGGAGAACGATTGACTGCGGAGGGATTGAAGAGTTTCAGCG CCCTGCGGTACAACCTGCACCCCCCCAAGTCTGGTCGAGGTTATGGTGTCAACCAGCTCCGGCCTGAGCCCCCACCTGTGAGACTTTTCATCCTGGGAGCTCGTGCTGAGTCGTCTCTGCCACGACCTGCTTGGGTGCAGTTGGCACACATGTTCCCCGAGGCCCgacttcatctcatctttaTTGGACCAGAGAGTATGGCCAACCGTGACGACGAGTTTCCGCTGCCGGAACGCACTCCATCGAACCCCTTTGGAGCGGTAGTGGAAGATCGTGTCTGGTACAAGATGAAGATTAGCACGATCGTGGATTACTACCACACCATCCACAAGACCCAGCACTTTGCGCCTTACGATCCCTACTTTGATTGCTTTGTGCTCTTCCACCCCGGTCTGGGCCATCCTGCCAGCAGTCACGAGTGGGAGGAGACgcttcctctgcttctcgagaCCAAGGTTCCTATCATCAGCACTGGATATACTCAGTTTGATATGGAGCGGGATGTGGAATGGGTGAACAAGAAATCGAAGGGAGAGTTTGAtatccttcttcaacccggCGAGAACGTCTTCCGAAGTCTTCGATGGGATCTGAATGACATGGATCCCCAGGATATCAGCTGTGGTAACTGGGGTGTTTGGGCGTTCCGTGGCAAGAG ATATGAGACGACGGTTAAAAATGAGGAGTAA